In a single window of the Vicinamibacterales bacterium genome:
- a CDS encoding SCO family protein, producing MEIDRGVRLMMTRLAITLALIVTVQAEGLPRFTFTNYDGQVVSNHTLVGKVTVVVPTYAKCVFACPMITSRLIELDGKLQNPETIQYLHVSIQPEEDTTEEILSHFSDHAIEANQDSRWLFANGPKKQIENFLAEIGIEITRTTVDQGVLIEHTTRVYVVDQDGAIAAVFGTYYWDDEEMESVLQRLSVKT from the coding sequence ATGGAAATCGATCGAGGTGTCAGACTCATGATGACCCGCCTTGCAATCACCCTCGCGTTGATCGTTACGGTGCAAGCCGAGGGATTGCCACGCTTCACGTTTACGAATTATGACGGTCAAGTTGTCTCTAATCATACTCTTGTTGGCAAAGTCACAGTCGTTGTGCCTACCTACGCGAAATGCGTGTTTGCATGCCCCATGATCACTTCACGGTTGATCGAACTGGATGGAAAACTGCAGAACCCGGAAACCATTCAGTATCTTCATGTCTCCATTCAACCCGAAGAAGACACCACGGAAGAAATATTGAGTCACTTCAGCGACCATGCGATCGAAGCAAATCAAGATTCACGATGGTTGTTTGCAAATGGCCCCAAGAAACAGATCGAGAACTTTCTTGCAGAGATCGGAATTGAAATTACTCGCACCACAGTCGACCAGGGAGTCCTAATCGAACACACAACTCGAGTTTATGTGGTGGATCAAGACGGTGCGATAGCTGCCGTTTTTGGAACCTATTACTGGGATGATGAGGAGATGGAAAGTGTCCTTCAACGCCTATCTGTCAAGACCTGA
- a CDS encoding transglutaminase-like domain-containing protein, with protein MSFNAYLSRPERREFLRVTALSSASLVTSSYCPLLEGASTPNIAGCRLMEFDVSYTTEISSLPRDAKVFSVWMPLPSTDHAQDISNVQIESSLSYDVTQTEAFFSDTLHVHAKASQAPCKIEARYHIARSRVGVHAEAVNMRDLANYLQTTRTVRMTPDIEDFATRIIGEASHPLEIGRRVFRGIQSLLTYDNTIPGCGTGDTAWIMKHHRGKCDDYHALFMAIMVSRGIPVRWEQGFPLPFPDETTNTGGQIEGDCTGSHCWVSFYVPEYGWVPVDVSEADKTPFAGDFYFGNLTPNRFQVSTGRSVVLNPKQGGDPLPSFAFSYAEADGIPLVYLVNYQNIISYSVTNVEFS; from the coding sequence GTGTCCTTCAACGCCTATCTGTCAAGACCTGAGCGTCGCGAGTTTCTTCGCGTGACTGCCCTAAGCAGTGCATCACTCGTCACTTCAAGTTATTGTCCACTGCTTGAAGGCGCAAGCACTCCGAATATAGCCGGCTGCCGCCTTATGGAATTCGATGTGAGTTACACCACCGAAATCAGCAGTCTTCCCCGTGATGCCAAAGTATTCAGTGTCTGGATGCCGTTACCTTCCACTGATCATGCACAAGACATCTCCAACGTGCAGATTGAAAGCAGCTTGTCATACGACGTGACCCAAACTGAAGCTTTTTTCTCTGACACATTGCACGTTCATGCCAAAGCTTCACAAGCTCCTTGTAAGATCGAAGCGCGTTATCATATCGCTCGCTCACGAGTTGGAGTTCACGCGGAAGCCGTAAATATGCGGGACCTCGCCAATTACCTGCAAACCACTAGGACGGTTCGCATGACTCCTGATATTGAAGATTTTGCAACCCGCATCATTGGTGAGGCAAGTCATCCATTAGAGATTGGTCGCCGCGTTTTTAGAGGAATTCAATCTTTACTCACTTACGATAATACTATTCCTGGCTGTGGCACTGGAGATACTGCGTGGATCATGAAGCATCACCGAGGCAAGTGTGATGACTACCACGCACTGTTTATGGCCATCATGGTTTCTCGTGGAATACCCGTCAGATGGGAACAGGGGTTTCCACTCCCGTTCCCAGATGAAACAACAAATACTGGCGGCCAAATTGAGGGCGATTGTACCGGCTCGCACTGCTGGGTGAGTTTCTATGTTCCGGAGTACGGATGGGTGCCTGTCGATGTTTCTGAGGCAGACAAGACGCCTTTTGCTGGAGATTTCTATTTCGGCAACCTCACGCCAAATCGATTCCAAGTTTCAACTGGGCGTTCGGTCGTATTGAACCCTAAGCAAGGAGGCGATCCTTTGCCGAGTTTTGCGTTTTCGTATGCCGAAGCAGACGGAATACCACTTGTGTACCTTGTTAATTACCAAAACATTATTAGTTACAGTGTCACCAATGTGGAGTTCTCTTGA
- a CDS encoding TlpA disulfide reductase family protein, whose product MVPSDYGSISPPFTPIAEFKPTMTMEMKKVCLIAICGMMTLAITRDATPQSVAEVGQTPPPFSLSDEFQDLHRLEDYLGKPIILYFTHNMCHYCTQVIAFLKRAQTRYQGTDLVILTINVWADEGELIKRYKEAYDLPFPMLAGKNLNLLRDYEVNYVPIIVFINREGLVQRLYHHYILETDFLKSASAIVEGK is encoded by the coding sequence ATGGTGCCGAGTGATTATGGTTCGATCTCTCCACCATTTACGCCTATTGCTGAGTTCAAGCCAACAATGACAATGGAAATGAAAAAAGTCTGTCTGATTGCGATCTGCGGAATGATGACTCTTGCTATCACCAGAGACGCCACGCCTCAATCAGTAGCTGAGGTTGGACAAACTCCTCCACCGTTTTCACTTTCTGATGAATTTCAGGATCTGCATAGACTAGAGGATTACCTAGGAAAACCGATTATCCTCTACTTTACCCACAACATGTGCCATTACTGCACGCAAGTGATTGCATTTCTAAAACGTGCACAAACGAGATACCAAGGCACCGATCTTGTGATTTTGACTATCAATGTTTGGGCAGACGAAGGCGAATTAATTAAACGCTATAAGGAAGCATACGACCTTCCGTTCCCTATGCTGGCTGGCAAGAATCTGAACTTGCTACGAGATTACGAAGTCAATTATGTGCCGATAATTGTCTTCATTAATCGCGAAGGATTGGTTCAACGACTTTATCATCACTACATACTGGAAACAGACTTCTTAAAAAGTGCGTCGGCCATCGTCGAGGGCAAATAA
- a CDS encoding VIT1/CCC1 transporter family protein encodes MTTLHPNPKRLCLHKEPKDAYGLLQHYVADLVYGGTDGVLTTFAVVAGITGGALSARAVVIVGLANLLADGLAMGVGNYLSIRARESALERQHQPEVESQPIRHGLATMLAFIGAGIVPLVPYLVPDLSDRFGVAIVCALAVQFGIGAAQTVVTAGRWWISGTIMLCLGSLVALVAYGTGSGVAWILQNE; translated from the coding sequence GTGACAACTCTACACCCGAACCCGAAACGTCTCTGTCTGCATAAAGAACCGAAGGACGCTTATGGGTTGTTGCAACATTACGTTGCTGACTTGGTTTATGGAGGAACTGATGGAGTTCTGACCACCTTTGCGGTCGTGGCTGGTATTACCGGTGGAGCTTTGTCGGCTCGAGCAGTGGTCATTGTGGGCCTCGCAAATCTTCTTGCGGATGGGCTCGCAATGGGTGTCGGCAATTACCTCAGTATTCGGGCCCGTGAAAGTGCATTAGAGCGTCAACATCAACCCGAGGTAGAATCCCAGCCAATACGTCATGGACTCGCCACCATGCTGGCCTTCATCGGCGCCGGCATAGTTCCACTTGTACCCTATCTCGTCCCTGATTTATCAGACCGCTTTGGAGTGGCGATCGTCTGTGCCCTGGCTGTCCAATTTGGAATCGGCGCGGCTCAAACGGTCGTGACTGCTGGTCGCTGGTGGATCAGCGGAACAATCATGCTTTGCCTTGGAAGCCTGGTAGCTCTTGTTGCCTACGGCACCGGTTCAGGTGTGGCGTGGATTCTACAAAATGAATAG
- a CDS encoding radical SAM protein, giving the protein MTTALHPKGTNAKILLTSVFGPFGQDDEYGSRAINPMELYHNQVTREQGPFSLRMHHRSWGLMLIQENLSASSTLLDFPDRARFIQEIRIKDYDIVGISGIIVNVGKVQELCRLVRLHSPTSTIVVGGHVAAIPGVEQLLDADHIVKGEGVRWFRGFLGEPLNRPIKHPVIPSSFGFRIMGIRAPAGGGNRAATIIPSVGCPMGCDFCTTSDFFGGKGKFVNFYQRGKEVFQVMCEAEDQLGVSSFFIMDENFLLYKKRALELHQHMKTHGKAWSLYVFSSANAIAKYSMRELIDLGIRWIWLGLESPNSDYKKLKGIDTQKLTKELQEHGISVLGSTIVGLPHHTPENISQELSHAIDHDVDFHQFMLYTPMPGTQLYIRMKKEDRILDNLNLADIHGQDKFNFQHPAISREASKEILDDAFRRDYDCNGPSLYRLIRTKFNGWVRYHDDADPRIRAMEAIQKRGFYGFGIALWVMEHYLRSSHPSVSQQIRALRLDVEREMGGFRALINKALGPILLWIAQREGRRFPKGRRLEPRTFLNRVQSESQ; this is encoded by the coding sequence ATGACCACAGCACTACATCCCAAAGGCACAAACGCCAAAATACTTTTAACCTCGGTCTTTGGTCCGTTTGGGCAGGATGATGAATACGGAAGCCGGGCAATTAATCCAATGGAGCTGTACCACAATCAAGTGACGAGAGAGCAAGGGCCATTTTCATTACGAATGCATCATCGGTCATGGGGGCTAATGCTCATCCAGGAAAATCTTTCAGCGTCTTCGACACTTCTTGATTTTCCTGATCGCGCTCGCTTCATACAGGAGATAAGAATCAAAGACTATGACATTGTAGGGATCTCTGGAATTATCGTGAATGTGGGAAAAGTCCAGGAATTATGCCGCTTGGTGCGCTTACACTCACCAACTTCAACCATCGTGGTTGGCGGACATGTTGCTGCCATTCCAGGTGTTGAACAGTTGCTTGATGCCGATCATATTGTGAAGGGTGAAGGCGTTCGTTGGTTTCGGGGTTTCCTCGGCGAACCACTTAATCGCCCTATTAAGCATCCCGTAATTCCGTCGTCTTTTGGATTTCGCATTATGGGTATTAGAGCACCAGCTGGCGGCGGTAATCGCGCAGCGACGATTATCCCTTCAGTCGGTTGTCCCATGGGCTGTGATTTTTGCACCACTTCAGATTTTTTTGGTGGAAAAGGTAAATTTGTAAACTTCTACCAACGCGGGAAAGAAGTGTTTCAAGTAATGTGTGAAGCCGAAGACCAGTTGGGCGTTTCATCTTTCTTTATTATGGATGAAAACTTTCTTCTGTATAAGAAGCGGGCCCTTGAATTACATCAGCATATGAAGACGCATGGCAAAGCCTGGTCTCTGTATGTGTTTTCGTCAGCCAACGCTATAGCAAAATACTCAATGCGTGAGCTTATCGATCTTGGGATACGCTGGATTTGGCTGGGATTAGAGTCACCAAATAGTGACTATAAGAAATTAAAGGGCATAGATACGCAAAAACTGACGAAGGAACTGCAAGAGCATGGAATTTCGGTGCTTGGATCAACGATTGTCGGTCTCCCCCATCATACTCCCGAGAATATTTCCCAAGAACTTTCGCATGCAATAGACCACGACGTCGATTTTCACCAGTTCATGTTATATACGCCGATGCCTGGGACGCAGCTCTATATCAGAATGAAAAAAGAAGACCGCATCCTAGACAATCTCAATCTTGCCGACATTCACGGCCAAGACAAATTCAATTTTCAACACCCAGCTATTTCTCGTGAAGCCTCAAAAGAGATCCTTGATGACGCATTCCGACGTGATTACGATTGTAATGGTCCAAGTCTGTACCGTTTAATCCGCACGAAGTTCAATGGCTGGGTGCGGTATCATGATGATGCGGACCCGCGTATCCGAGCAATGGAAGCTATCCAAAAACGAGGGTTCTATGGCTTCGGCATCGCTCTGTGGGTAATGGAACACTATCTGCGGTCTTCACACCCTTCAGTTAGCCAACAGATCCGTGCACTTCGCTTGGACGTCGAGCGTGAAATGGGCGGTTTCAGGGCATTGATTAACAAGGCCCTTGGACCGATACTGTTGTGGATAGCTCAACGAGAGGGGCGACGCTTTCCGAAAGGTCGCCGCCTTGAACCACGCACCTTCCTGAATCGAGTCCAGTCAGAAAGCCAATAG